The following is a genomic window from Methanococcoides sp. AM1.
GATAAGGCACAAAGTCCAGCTTTTCCTCGAACTGGGAACGGTAACCTTCCTGGGCAATATAATACTGACCTTCACCAAGCCCTGTTATCACATTTCCATACAGCTCCACCTTCTTTTCATCTCCACAGAAGATGTGTCTGTAATCACTGTATTCTCTCTCAAGCCATGTGCGACCTTCATCGGTTATGGAGATCATCTGACCTTCAGGAATAATACTACGCTTGATCAGACCTTCCTCTTCAAGCTGTTTTAACGTTCTTGCAGCTGTCTTGGAACCGGTGGAAGTATATTTGGTAAACTCACTGGAAGAGATCTTAACAGGTCTCTTGAGTGCGCCCAGAAGGGCCAGGTGTTTCAAGGAATTTATGCGATGCATTTTCAGGACCTTTGTTGGCTCAAATATGAGATGCATCTCAAATATGAGATGAAAGGAAATAAATGTTTTGTTGAACCGGCCTGTAATTCAGAATGCTTTATAATACAATAAAGATATATTTGGTCTTAGGTTTCAGGTGCTACATGCATAATAGAACACAAGTCATTGCATTGTTTCTAAGAGAGGGATAATGGTATACAGATTGTGCAAAGAGGGGGAAAACAGACCAGATACTGACGGCTGGCGTTTGAAGCTCTACAAACTGATCTTTGAATCCTATTCTCCTTATGGAAAATATTTTGATGTTGCCTTGATTGCAGCAATAGTTCTGAGTGTTGTCGTGGTAATGCTCGACAGTGTCCACTCGATCAGCAGTGTTCACCATGAAAAGCTCTACATGGCAGAACTAATATTCACCGCCCTTTTTACCATTGAGTATTTCCTGAGGATCATTAGTGTCAAAAGCAAAGTGCGTTATGCAACCAGTTTTTTTGGGATAATCGATCTTCTTGCCATAATTCCAACTTATTTTAGCATGCTCCTGCCAGGAAGCCAGTATCTGCTAATAATAAGAGTATTGCGATTGCTAAGGATATTCAGGGTGCTCAAACTCGTCCAGTACCTCTCAGAGGCCGAAATACTGGTACAGGCTCTTAAAGACAGCAGTAAAAAGATAACTGTTTTCACATTTACTGTCCTGAACCTTGTAATAATATTAGGTTCTCTTATGTATGTCATTGAAGGAGAACAAAACGGATTTACAAGTATCCCACGAAGTATCTTCTGGGCTATAACAACACTGACAACTGTGGGATACGGAGACCTCGTACCTGTTACTCCGCTTGGCCAGGTACTGGCATCCGTTGTAATGTTACTCGGTTACTCCATAATAGCGGTTCCCACAGGCATCATTACCCATTCGATAATTAACAGGAGTATGGAAGCCATGCCTATAGAAATAGGCGAAGAAACAAAGGACATTGCATTGAACATCGTGTGCCACAACTGTGGGTTGCAGGGTCACGATACTGATGCTTACTATTGTAAATACTGTGGAGCAAAGCTTTGAAAAAAACCTCAGGATAAAGGATAGTGATAAAATATGGAGATCCTACTAACCACGATCATCGATACCACTCTGGTAATAGGTCTGACAGCAGCATTCCTGTTCTCTGATATGATGATACGCCACAACCTGAAAATGGACCTGTCAGGTATTGGTTCAGATCTTGCTATTGGAGCCTTTTCAGTTCAGATATCAATAATAGCAGCACTGTTGACAGGTGTAGTTACACCAGATATTGCCACCGATGGTATGCTTCTGGCTCTCTTTGGATCCCTATGGGCAACTACTCTCTGGCAAAGTTCGAAAAGAAATAAGGTCAATTACACGTTTTCATTCATAGCAGGCACCACCATATTTTCTATTTCCATAGCACACCTGCTGGAACTTAATGACCCGTCCTTACTGGGACTTGTAGTTGCCGTTGCTGTGTTCCTGGCCTATATCGGATCAACTATTACAAAGAACCTCTACAACGAGTCAATCTTAAAAGAGTTCGATGGCATGCTTAAAAATGTCACTTCCTATAACCTGATAGAGACTTCAACAAAAAACACATCAAGAGATGTAGATGACCCATTGTCCCCGGCTGTTGATAGTATTCGATGCGCTATCAGGGACAGTGATGAAGAGAAGTTCAGAACAGGATTGCAAAAGATCACCATCATCACAAAGAACCTAATGACAGGCGCAAAGGAAACCACAGAGATCACCAGACACGTGGATGCACATTTGCTTGAAATGGGACTCATTGCATTGGAAAATGACAGCAAGGCAACAAAAGATATTGTCAATGCCATTGGTACTATCGGAGCTTCAGCCTCAAAACACGGAAGTCAGGCTGGTGCTATCGAATCGCTGGCAACAATGTTATCCCTTTTCGGAGTGGCAAAAAGAAAACACAGAGAATATATACAATACCAGTTCGCAGGATCTGCGGGAGATATAGTAAGGACAGCTGCAAACCTGAAACATGAAAGCACCGTGGAAAAGGGTCTGATCATGTTCAGGGAGATAGGTGACAATGCTGTGTTTTCAGGGGACACATCCACAATGACAGCAGTAAATGAAGAAATGCTGGAACTTGCAAGAATAGCAGCAAATAAAGAACATGCACCTTATGCCAGATCGATAGTACTCACAATGCGTGATATTGGTACTCAGATCCTGAGACTGGAAAGCAACGAAAGGCAGGATGCTTTCAAAAAACTGATGGATTCCTTCAGGAGAATGAGTAAATTCATGCCCTATAGAGATGTGCTGGAGGTAAACTGGGCAATGCGTGACCTTGGAGTTGCAGCCTCACGCGAGCATTTTGAAAATGAAACCTTAAGGACCATAACAGAAATCGAAGAAATTGGAATTACAGCCCTTAAGAGCGAATCGAATGAAACGGCTGATGAAATGATCCAGCAGGTTATCATTTCACTTCAGGAGATATGCATATCTTCAATGCGTTCAGAACTTTCATTAGGTGTTACTGCAGTTGCAAATGCCTTTTCAAGAATTGAAAAATATGATGAAGCTGCTATTCTGATACAGGATTCTGTAATGGATATTGGAGAATACAAAACCGGCGAGGAAAAGTTCTATCAGCTTTTTTTACAGAACTATA
Proteins encoded in this region:
- a CDS encoding ion transporter encodes the protein MVYRLCKEGENRPDTDGWRLKLYKLIFESYSPYGKYFDVALIAAIVLSVVVVMLDSVHSISSVHHEKLYMAELIFTALFTIEYFLRIISVKSKVRYATSFFGIIDLLAIIPTYFSMLLPGSQYLLIIRVLRLLRIFRVLKLVQYLSEAEILVQALKDSSKKITVFTFTVLNLVIILGSLMYVIEGEQNGFTSIPRSIFWAITTLTTVGYGDLVPVTPLGQVLASVVMLLGYSIIAVPTGIITHSIINRSMEAMPIEIGEETKDIALNIVCHNCGLQGHDTDAYYCKYCGAKL
- a CDS encoding winged helix-turn-helix domain-containing protein/riboflavin kinase; this translates as MHRINSLKHLALLGALKRPVKISSSEFTKYTSTGSKTAARTLKQLEEEGLIKRSIIPEGQMISITDEGRTWLEREYSDYRHIFCGDEKKVELYGNVITGLGEGQYYIAQEGYRSQFEEKLDFVPYPGTLNVRLTDHSADIQKNRNLKNMIQISGFTNGQRTFGSCNCYFVEVEGIPGAVVTPERSHYPHDLLEIISPVHLRETLDLKDGDEVKITIEDRSACE